The following proteins are co-located in the Xiphophorus maculatus strain JP 163 A chromosome 8, X_maculatus-5.0-male, whole genome shotgun sequence genome:
- the nefm gene encoding neurofilament medium polypeptide: MSYPVDTIGSPFRRVMDTRTTSYGYGRPSGTPSSGFRSQSWSRTSPGSTMTASYKRTVNAPAPRAYSSAVLSSADSVDYSQTSILNGDYKRSNEKEQLQGLNDRFVVYIDKVHYLEQQNKQIEAEIQALRQKQVSRNQLDDLYDQELKELRTVLEQIHRDKAQIQLDTEHIEEDIQRLRDRFEEEARIREETEAIIRVLKKDTGDSELVKSELDKKVQSLQDEIAFIRNNHEEEVGDLIAQIQASQVTVERKDLQKTDITEALREIRTELEGHSNQNLQQVESWFMCRYAKLTEAAEQNKDAIKSARDEIADYRRQLQAKTVELESVRGMKDSLERQLNDIEDRHNSDLASLQETIHQLDNELKSTKWEMARHLREYQDLLNVKMALDIEIAAYRKLLEGEETHFSSFPYRQAVTSSKISKPKSEASKLKVKHKFVEEIIEETRVEDDKVDIDEALAEIAQELSATPGEGGEEEEGEEEGGEEEQDAEEEAAEEEEVVAATKAKVSASAPSKDEDEEEKGDDEGEEGEGEGDEGEKEEEEEEGEDEEEKGGEAEEGNEEGREGGEEEEVEETVLCSKAPESKASPDKEKGGEKEGSAGEEEEAGAEEEGAEKEEESADDKASKSVDEKEEKDEAEKDKEEDEKEVKDEKADKTEKAVPKSEASKTEASKEEAPKPEGSKSPKSESPVAGSPKSESPKPGSPKSESPKPGSPKSESPKPGSPKSESPKASSPKSESPKPSSPKSESPKPGSPKSESPKPGSPKSESPKPGSPKSESPKPGSPKSESPKPESPKAESPKSVSPKPESPKESSPKAESLKPSSPKSESPKSDTTKAEAPKDDKSEKKSDSTEDKMVEKKDVAMNGEVEKSSPEEKEKKDADVIANGVDESPVKEDGSQKVVITKTVETITTGEDGSKHVTKSITVTETVKEVEEVLQEKLVSTKKTEKQSTQSVKQVAEAE; the protein is encoded by the exons ATGAGTTACCCGGTGGACACGATAGGAAGTCCCTTCAGGAGAGTTATGGATACAAGAACAACCAGTTACGGCTACGGCCGCCCCAGCGGCACCCCCTCAAGCGGTTTTCGTTCCCAGTCCTGGTCCCGGACAAGCCCGGGCTCCACCATGACCGCATCCTACAAGAGGACCGTGAACGCACCAGCTCCCCGGGCTTACAGCTCAGCTGTGCTGAGTTCCGCCGACAGTGTTGATTACAGTCAAACCTCGATCCTTAACGGTGACTACAAACGATCTAATGAAAAAGAACAACTTCAGGGGCTCAACGACCGGTTTGTTGTGTACATCGACAAGGTGCACTACCTGGAGCAGCAGAACAAGCAGATCGAGGCTGAGATCCAGGCGCTGCGGCAGAAGCAGGTGTCCCGCAATCAGCTGGACGATCTCTACGACCAGGAGCTGAAAGAGCTGCGCACCGTTCTGGAGCAGATCCACCGCGACAAGGCGCAGATCCAACTCGACACTGAGCACATCGAGGAGGACATCCAGCGGCTCAGGGACCGCTTCGAGGAGGAGGCTCGAATCCGCGAGGAGACGGAGGCCATAATTCGCGTCCTGAAGAAAGACACAGGTGATTCGGAGTTGGTGAAGTCCGAGTTAGACAAGAAAGTTCAGTCGCTGCAAGACGAAATCGCCTTCATTCGCAACAACCACGAGGAGGAGGTGGGCGACCTCATCGCCCAGATCCAGGCATCCCAGGTAACCGTGGAGAGGAAGGACCTCCAGAAGACCGACATCACAGAGGCTCTGCGGGAAATACGCACCGAGTTGGAAGGCCACTCCAACCAGAATCTCCAGCAGGTGGAGAGTTGGTTCATGTGCCGCTATGCCAAGCTCACGGAGGCTGCGGAGCAGAACAAGGACGCAATTAAGTCCGCCCGGGACGAGATTGCCGACTACAGGCGCCAGCTGCAGGCGAAGACAGTGGAGCTGGAGTCCGTCCGCGGGATGAAGGACTCCCTGGAGCGACAGCTAAATGATATTGAAGATCGACACAACAGCGATCTGGCCAGCCTACAG gagACAATCCACCAGCTGGACAATGAACTGAAGAGCACCAAATGGGAGATGGCTCGTCATCTCCGTGAGTATCAGGACCTGCTGAATGTCAAGATGGCCCTGGATATTGAAATTGCTGCATACAG GAAACTCCTTGAGGGAGAGGAGACCCACTTCAGCAGCTTCCCATATCGCCAGGCTGTTACTTCTAGTAAAATCTCCAAACCTAAATCTGAGGCCTCAAAGCTGAAAGTCAAACACAAGTTTGTGGAGGAGATCATCGAGGAGACACGGGTGGAGGATGATAAGGTGGACATTGATGAGGCTCTGGCAGAGATAGCACAGGAGCTCTCCGCTACACCAGGAGAAGGAGGCGAGGAGGAAGAAGGGGAAGAGGAGGGgggagaggaagagcaggatGCTGAGGAAgaggcagcagaagaagaggaagttgTAGCTGCCACCAAAGCCAAAGTTAGTGCTAGTGCTCCTTCtaaggatgaggatgaggaggaaaaaGGTGACGATGAGGGAGAAGAAGGTGAGGGTGAAGGTGATGAaggagaaaaggaggaggaagaagaggagggagaagatgaagaagaaaaggggGGTGAGGCAGAGGAAGGTAATGAAGAGggcagagaaggaggagaagaggaagaagttGAGGAAACAGTGTTGTGCTCCAAAGCTCCAGAGTCCAAAGCTTCTCCTGACAAAGAGAAAGGTGGAGAAAAAGAAGGTAGTgcaggagaagaggaggaggccgGAGCCGAAGAGGAAGGtgctgaaaaagaagaagagagtgCAGATGATAAAGCATCAAAGAGTGTAGatgagaaggaagaaaaagatgaagCAGAGAAGGataaagaggaagatgaaaagGAGGTAAAAGATGAGaaagcagataaaacagaaaaagctgtTCCAAAGTCAGAAGCTTCAAAAACTGAGGCCAGCAAGGAAGAAGCCCCAAAACCAGAGGGATCAAAGTCCCCTAAGTCTGAATCTCCAGTGGCAGGTTCCCCAAAGTCTGAATCCCCAAAACCTGGTTCTCCCAAGTCTGAATCACCTAAACCTGGTTCTCCCAAGTCTGAATCACCTAAACCTGGTTCTCCCAAGTCTGAATCACCTAAAGCAAGTTCTCCCAAGTCTGAATCACCCAAACCAAGTTCTCCCAAGTCTGAATCACCCAAACCAGGATCTCCCAAGTCTGAATCACCCAAACCCGGATCTCCCAAGTCTGAATCACCCAAACCAGGATCTCCCAAGTCTGAATCACCCAAACCAGGTTCTCCTAAATCCGAATCTCCAAAACCAGAGTCTCCTAAAGCTGAGTCCCCCAAGTCTGTTTCTCCAAAGCCTGAATCACCCAAAGAAAGCTCACCCAAGGCAGAATCCCTAAAGCCTAGCTCCCCCAAATCTGAGTCCCCCAAGTCTGACACCACCAAAGCTGAGGCTCCCAAAGACgacaaatctgaaaagaagaGTGATTCAACAGAAGATAAAATGGTAGAAAAGAAAGATGTTGCCATGAATGGCGAGGTGGAGAA